The nucleotide sequence TTTAACTTGTCCCCCTGTCCCTTCTATAATTTGTCTACAGATCGCTAGAAACGATGACACCGTACATGGGCTGAACTGGAGGCATAATGGGCTTAATTGGGCGGATGGGCCACCAGATGACGCCGTACATGGGTTGAACAATAGGTTGAGTGCCAATATATCCACCAAATACGACCGACAGTTCAGCTTCAGTCAGGTCGTCAAACTGTCCCTGTTCCTTCTCTTCCAGTACTTGAATTGCAGCAGACTCAAATTCTTCTTTAGAAAAGCTGTAACCAGCATTGGCTAAAAACTGTGTGCGCTCTTCAGCCGCAGTATTTTCCAGTTGAGATCTGAAACTCTGGTCTTTGGCTAACTTTACCAAAAACTCTTTTACCTTTTCTACGATTCCAGCAGACATTTTTGCCTCCAACTGTCAGAAAACTGAAAATAGAAAACTGAAAAATTTTCCAAAACCGCTCAGGTTTGGAAAACTTGTCTACAAATATCTGAGAAATGATGACTATAGTTCAAGCCAATAAAGGCTTTTATTGAGACATATTCTGGTGACTTATGTCTTATTTTTTCCTGATACCAGTTTATGATGTACCCCGAAAACTAGACAGAGGAATAAGATAGAGTCGCTGCCCGCAGAACCAGTCGAACTACGGAGACAATCAAGGTATGCAGCGCAAACAACACAGTGCAGAATTCAAAGCCAAGGTCGCTATCGAAGCGATCAAAGGACTGAAAACGGTGAACGAACTGGCAACCGAACACGGGGTACATCCGACGCAGATCCACCAGTGGAAGAAACAAGTCCTTGACGAACTGCCCGGCATCTTCTCATCCCGGCGTGCCCAAAGCCAGAAGGAACAGGAGGACTTAACGGCAAGCCTGTATCAGCAGATTGGGCAACTCAAAGTCGAGTTGGACTGGTTGAAAAAAAAATCTGGCATTGTCGCTCGATCATAAACGCCAACTGGTGGAGCCAAATCATTCCGACATTAGTGTGGCACGTCAATGCGAATTGCTCGATTTAGCCCGCTCCAGTTGGTACTACAAGCCCGTTGCCGTAGACGCTTACGAGTTGCATCTGATGAATCTGATTGATGCTCAGTACACCAAAACGCCGTTTTATGGCATTCGCCGCATGACAGCGTGGCTGAGAACGCAGGGCGAAGTAGTCAATCATAAGCGGGTAGCACGAATGATGCGGCAAATGGGCATCGAAGCGATTTATCCTCGTCCCCGCACGACGATTCCTGCGGATAATGCACGACGTTATCCCTATCTGCTCAAAGGATTGACGATTGATGCGCCGAATTTAGTTTGGAGTACTGACATTACCTATATTCGGCTTGCCAGGGGCTTTGTGTATCTCGTTGCGATCATTGATTGGTACAGTCGCTATGTTCTCTCGTGGCAGTTGTCTAACACAATGGATATCCACTTCTGCCTGGTGGCACTGGAACAAGCCTTACAACTCGGACAGCCTGTGATCTTCAACTCCGACCAGGGCAGCCAGTTCACAAGCCATCCGTTCACGAGCTACCTGGAAAGCAGGGATATTCGGATCTCTCACGATGGCAAAGGACGAGCGTTCGACAACATCTTTATCGAACGGCTTTGGCGCAGTGTCAAATATGAGGAGGTGTATCTCAAAGATTATTCAACGGTCGCGGTTGCGATGGAGGGATTGGGGAACTACTTCGAGTTTTACAATCATCAGCGGTTACATCAGGCGTTGAATTATCAAGTGCCATCCGCAGTGCATTTCAGTACAGGAGATGATAACTATGTATTAGAGCAAACACAAAAGAACAAATGAACCAGGAGGAGATTCTATCTTAAAGTTTTATGTTTGCTGTCTAGACAATGGGGTACACTTTAGTTCAATAAAGAGGTATAATTTATACTTTTCAAACATATTCAAACCAAACTTGAGCAGTTCAAGTTCGGTATACGGCGCTCAGGGATCTGTACGGAAATAAAATACTGGGGCAAAGAGCTGGTTCAAATACTATTTCACAAATCTATTTCACAAATCCAGGGCAGACGAGATCTCTTAGTTTCCTTTATTTCCACAAGTCGAGTCCACCACCACCTCCTCCAACAACTGACTCAGGCTCAGGAGGCGATCGCGATCTAGTAACTCAATATGGGACCCATTGATCGCAATTATCCCTTCATGGCTGAGTCGATAAAATGCCCTGGAAAGCGTTGATGGAATTGTGCCCAGGGCAGCGGCTAACTGACTTTTGCTCAAGTCCAACTCTACAGTGCGGGGACTGTCTGTGCGTTCACTCAAATTCAACAGGTAAGTTGCCAGCCGCTGGGGCACCTCCTTAAATGACAGCTCTTCAATGAGCTTACTTAAGTTGCGGGCGTGCTGAGACAGGCTAATAAGCATGTTAATTGCAATATCAGGAGATTGGTAAAGCAACTCCAGAAAGACGAACCGTGAAAAAAAGACCACTTCTGAGGGTTCCAGGGCAGCGGCGGATGCTGGAAAAGCTTTGCCATCCAAAGCGGGTACTTCTGCAAAATGTTCTCCAGCCTTGAACAGATGCAGAATTTGCTCTTTGCCATTGACGGATAGCTTAAAGACTTTTACCCGCCCTGTTTTTACCACAAAGAAACCTGTGGCTTCACTACCTTGCTGGAAGATTAATTCCCCTCTCCGAAACGTTTTCAATTGAGCAATTTGGGCAATGGCTAGAAGTTGAGACTGATCTAACCCACGAAAGATTTGCGTTGTCTTTAGCCAGTTTGCCAAAGAAGTTTCGGCGTACATAGATCCTGCCACTTCAGTCAAGGTTGAAGATAAATCTCATGTCTATTTGACCAATAGTCACTCCTGAATAAATTTAATAAATTTACAGTTGCACGTTGTCCAGGAGCAATTTCATTTTTGCTAATCAGCCTGGCTCAAGATCTGAAAATAAGCATTTCTTAAGGGATGACTTGACTTAAGTCAATGTAAATACAGTGCTACCTGCCTAAGCTGAGGGAAAGGATCCAGCCATCCAAATAGCATTCCAACAAATGCTGACCTAATTAATTTCTCCGGTTTAGATCCTGTTACTGGATGTTCAAAACCCATAATTATGGCAAATCCAACTTTTGATATAGCGGTGACCACCCGCAAGCCGTCGTGGCAGATGAGCCTCCCAGCATGGTTGGTGCTCATTTGTGTGGTCACCTTCACCGTCTTGATTTCGGCAGGGGCAGCGATTTACAAAAATGCACCGCCCATCCCTGCAACAATTGTTTCTCCACAACAAGAAATCATCCTGACTCAAGAGCGGATTCAGTCGGGGCAAGAAACCTATCTGGCTCGCGGTGGGCAACACATTGGCAGCATTTGGGGACACGGCAGCTATCTTGCCCCTGACTGGACAGCGGATGTGTTGCACCGCTGGGGACTGGCAACGGCGGGGATGTTATATATAACGGCGATCCCAATTTCAATCAAGCGGATTGGGAAGCTCTATCGGCGAGCGATCGCGCTCTGTTGCAGGTGAGACTGCGGGATGAATTTAAGACCAATCGCTATGATTCTGAAACCGGCACCCTGCGGCTGACCGCTGCGCAAACTAACGGCTTACAAAAAGTCTTTGAAGATTATCAGATCTTGCTGTCTCAGGGGTCAGCCGTGCATTCGATTCCCAGTGGCTGGTTTATCGATGCGGGGCAAATTCGGGATGTGACGGCATTTTTTAGCTGGACGGCCTGGGCCGCCGCCGCAAACCGACCCAATGCGCCGTTTTCCTATACAGCAAACTGGCCCCACGATGACCTGATTGGCAACCAGCCTCCGGCGCAGTTTCTGATCTGGTCAATTGTGTCGGTGATTGTGCTGATTGCAGCGATCGCCCTGTTCCTGTTTGTCTATCTCACCCAGGAAGACTCAGAAGGAATCCAGACCGTAGCCGCGCGCCCGGCGATTCGTCTGGCGACCCCAAGCCAGCGGGTTACAACCCTATTTTTTGGCGTAGCCATGACTCTGTTTTTGGTGCAGATTTTAATGGGTATGGTGACAGCGCACTATGCAGTAGAAGGAGAAGGCTTCTACGGCGTGCCTATTCAGCGCTATCTGCCCTATGCCGCTTCGCGCACCTGGCATTTGCAACTGGCAGTGTTTTGGATTGCTACTTGCTGGCTGGCGGCAGGTTTGTACTTTGGACCTCGTTTTGGCAAGCATGAACCCAAGTTCCAAGCCTGGGGTAATGGCGGGTTGCTGGTGGCATTAGCGGTCGTCGTCGTTGGTTCCCTGATTGGTACCTGGGCTGGTATACAGGGCTATCTGGGTGATAAAAGCTTTTGGTTTGGGCACCAGGGCTATGAATATGTCGAACTGGGTCGTCTCTGGCAACTGTTGTTAATTGGCGGCATGGTGTTCTGGCTATGGCTCATGTTTCGCGCCCTGCGTCCAGCCCTGCAAGCCGAAGGCAGCAAAACCGGACTGAATCACTTCTTTCTCTATAGCGCCATCACCATTCCGCTGTTCTATGCATCGGGGTTGATGTATACCAACCATACACCCCTGAGCGTGGCAGAATACTGGCGCTGGTGGGTAGTGCATCTGTGGGTCGAAGGCTTTTTTGAGGTATTTGCCACCGTGGCGATCGCCTATCTCTGTAGCGAACTCGGATTCCTCAAGCGATCCTCCGCACTACGAGCGACTTATCTGACCACGATTCTCTATTTGGGCAGTGGGGTGATTGGTACTCTGCATCACCTTTACTTTGCAGGAACTCCAGTATTTATTACGGCGATGGGGGCAGTGGCTTCAGCCCTGGAGGTGGTGCCTCTGACGCTGATTGGCTTTGAAGTTGTGAAATCTCTCAAACTCTCCCAGGAAGCTCAGGGATTTTATCGAATGCCGCTCAAGTTCTTTATTGCCACCTGTTTCTGGAATTTGGTGGGAGCAGGCGTGTTTGGCTTCTTGATCAATCCGCCGATTGTCCTCTACTACTCTCAGGGACTCAACACCACGCCGATCCATGCGCACTCGGCATTGTATGGCGTGTATGGTTCCCTGGCGATCGCCCTGATGCTGTTTGCTCTGCGAGAAATCACCCCGGATCGTGCCTGGGATGAGAAAAATCTCAACTTCTCCTTCTGGTGGATTAATAGCGGACTGGTGCTAATGATGGTCACAGGGCTGATTCCCAACGGGTTTTACCAACTGGTGCAGTCGGTCAATCACGGCACCTGGTACGCTCGCAGCGCCGCGGTGATTAGCTCCCCCTGGATGCAGTGGACAGTCTGGCTGCGCATCCCTGGCGATATTGTCTTCTCGGTGGGGGCAATTATGCTGGTCTATTGCGTTGGACGAGCCGCGATCGGCATCTTTCACCAGCCTGCGCAGAAACAGCCGGGGGAGGTGGCTGGGTAAGGGAGTAGAAGGGGTGAGTGGGGAAACAGGTGGGTTGACACTGGATTAACACAATTTTGCCCCCTTCCTTCCACCCTCACTCCTTCCACCCTCACTCCTTCACCCTCGCCCCTTCACCCTTTCCCTTTTTTTCCTTCACCCATCTAGAGGTACCCTATGGCTACCGTTCAACTTCATGACACCGTTGGCAACATTGTTCGTGATCATCCCGCTTTAGCCCGTCTGTTTGAACAATCCAGGGTAGATTACTGCTGTGGCGGTCAAAAGACTTTAGCAGAAGCCTGCATTCAGCGCGGTCTGGATCCGCAGACATTTCTGGCTCAGTTGAAGGAGGCTGCCATCGCAGAACCTTTGCCAGCAGTCAACCTGGTAGCATTATCCCTAAGCGAACTCACCGATCACATTGAGCAAGTTCACCACGCCTATCTTAAAACCGAACTACCTCGTCTCGAAAACTTAATCACAAAAGTTGCCAGAGTCCACGGGGACAAAGACTCTCGATTGACTCAGGTGCGAGATATTTTTCTGTCCCTTTCCCAGGAACTCACCACACACTTGATGAAAGAGGAGCAGATCTTGTTCCCCATGATGCGGCAACTAGAAACCCAGGAAACCATACCAACTTTCCACTGCGGCAGCATCGCTAATCCTATTAATCAGATGACCCTGGAACATGATACGGCTGGAACTGCCCTCGTCCAGTTGCGCCAGCTTACGGATGATTACACTCCACCTGGCTGGGCTTGTAATACTTATCGTGTATTGCTCGATGCTTTGCTCACCTTTGAGCAAGATATGCACCAGCATGTCCACAAGGAAAATAATGTGCTGTTTCCTAAGGCGATCGCCCTGGAGCAACTGAAAAGGGATTGACCTTACCCCAGTACAGGAAGGCAGTACACCATGAGCTGCGTTCACCTCCAATGATGAAAGCGAGACTTTCTACCTGGAAGGCAGAGAGGTTCTGCCGTTCAGAAATAGGGGAGTTATTTCCGCCGATGAGTACTCGTCAGGACTTCACAGCGAACATTTTGCTCCAGTGAATTAAAGGAGGTTGCTGAATAGCTGTATGAATTGAAATAGATTTCAATTCATACAACATTTCAATTCATACAATCTTGTAATTCATCCCCAGAGTCAGCAACCCCACCAATTAAAGTGACTGGTGATGAAGTGGTACATCATTCATCCATCAATCCATTTTTAGCTATGCTATTCAAACTTCTGGTGATTCTGCATACTCTAGGGGCTACCGTCTGGACAGGCGGTCATCTGGTGCTGGCAATCACAGTACTCCCCCCAGCATTACAAAACCGCGACCCAGATCCCATTCATCAATTTGAGGAACACTTCGAGGGCTTTGGGTTAACAGCACTGGTGCTCCAGGTCATTACAGGTCTGTGGCTTACCGGGATCTATTTCCCCGGTCTTCAGAATTTCTGGAGGTTTGATTCGTTTCTGTCGGTCTACATTGCCATCAAACTCGGCTTGCTGCTGGGAACATTGGCACTGGCCATTCATGCTCGCTTCTTCATTATCCCAAAGCTAACAAAGGAAACCATAATTCCCCTGGCTTACCACATTGTCGGGGTCACCACTCTGGCTGTTTTGTTTGTAATTTTTGGGGCAGGCATTCGCCTGGGAGGACTCCCCTGATGCCCACCCTCTGTCCAAAACAATAAATTTAGAGAGAACTTATGCCATGACCCTTTCCAGAGCCAATTCTCCTTCAGAACATCCATCTCCTCAACCGCAAAAGAGTCCTTCAGCCCATGCTTCAGCCTGGTATCGTCCCACAGTTTCTCCTGAGCATGGCGTCTATATTGTGCTGCTGGTCTCATTTCTGATAGGGGCGGCGGCGGCCCAACGCTGGACACTGACCACCACTCTGGCATTTATTTGTGCCTTGGCTGGATTTCAGTCCGAGCATCCCCTCGTCCTGCAAATCAAACAACGTCGTAGCTGGAAGCCTCAATTGTTGCTGTGGGGCGGACTCTATGGGGGACTGGCTCTGGGGCTGGCTGTGTATCTGTATCTTCAGGTGCCAGGTTTGCTCTGGCTGTATGGGGGGG is from Leptothermofonsia sichuanensis E412 and encodes:
- a CDS encoding IS3 family transposase (programmed frameshift), which encodes MQRKQHSAEFKAKVAIEAIKGLKTVNELATEHGVHPTQIHQWKKQVLDELPGIFSSRRAQSQKEQEDLTASLYQQIGQLKVELDWLKKKSLALSLDHKRQLVEPNHSDISVARQCELLDLARSSWYYKPVAVDAYELHLMNLIDAQYTKTPFYGIRRMTAWLRTQGEVVNHKRVARMMRQMGIEAIYPRPRTTIPADNARRYPYLLKGLTIDAPNLVWSTDITYIRLARGFVYLVAIIDWYSRYVLSWQLSNTMDIHFCLVALEQALQLGQPVIFNSDQGSQFTSHPFTSYLESRDIRISHDGKGRAFDNIFIERLWRSVKYEEVYLKDYSTVAVAMEGLGNYFEFYNHQRLHQALNYQVPSAVHFSTGDDNYVLEQTQKNK
- the ric gene encoding iron-sulfur cluster repair di-iron protein gives rise to the protein MATVQLHDTVGNIVRDHPALARLFEQSRVDYCCGGQKTLAEACIQRGLDPQTFLAQLKEAAIAEPLPAVNLVALSLSELTDHIEQVHHAYLKTELPRLENLITKVARVHGDKDSRLTQVRDIFLSLSQELTTHLMKEEQILFPMMRQLETQETIPTFHCGSIANPINQMTLEHDTAGTALVQLRQLTDDYTPPGWACNTYRVLLDALLTFEQDMHQHVHKENNVLFPKAIALEQLKRD
- a CDS encoding nitric-oxide reductase large subunit — protein: MRLRDEFKTNRYDSETGTLRLTAAQTNGLQKVFEDYQILLSQGSAVHSIPSGWFIDAGQIRDVTAFFSWTAWAAAANRPNAPFSYTANWPHDDLIGNQPPAQFLIWSIVSVIVLIAAIALFLFVYLTQEDSEGIQTVAARPAIRLATPSQRVTTLFFGVAMTLFLVQILMGMVTAHYAVEGEGFYGVPIQRYLPYAASRTWHLQLAVFWIATCWLAAGLYFGPRFGKHEPKFQAWGNGGLLVALAVVVVGSLIGTWAGIQGYLGDKSFWFGHQGYEYVELGRLWQLLLIGGMVFWLWLMFRALRPALQAEGSKTGLNHFFLYSAITIPLFYASGLMYTNHTPLSVAEYWRWWVVHLWVEGFFEVFATVAIAYLCSELGFLKRSSALRATYLTTILYLGSGVIGTLHHLYFAGTPVFITAMGAVASALEVVPLTLIGFEVVKSLKLSQEAQGFYRMPLKFFIATCFWNLVGAGVFGFLINPPIVLYYSQGLNTTPIHAHSALYGVYGSLAIALMLFALREITPDRAWDEKNLNFSFWWINSGLVLMMVTGLIPNGFYQLVQSVNHGTWYARSAAVISSPWMQWTVWLRIPGDIVFSVGAIMLVYCVGRAAIGIFHQPAQKQPGEVAG
- a CDS encoding Nif11-like leader peptide family natural product precursor; translated protein: MSAGIVEKVKEFLVKLAKDQSFRSQLENTAAEERTQFLANAGYSFSKEEFESAAIQVLEEKEQGQFDDLTEAELSVVFGGYIGTQPIVQPMYGVIWWPIRPIKPIMPPVQPMYGVIVSSDL
- a CDS encoding Crp/Fnr family transcriptional regulator; protein product: MYAETSLANWLKTTQIFRGLDQSQLLAIAQIAQLKTFRRGELIFQQGSEATGFFVVKTGRVKVFKLSVNGKEQILHLFKAGEHFAEVPALDGKAFPASAAALEPSEVVFFSRFVFLELLYQSPDIAINMLISLSQHARNLSKLIEELSFKEVPQRLATYLLNLSERTDSPRTVELDLSKSQLAAALGTIPSTLSRAFYRLSHEGIIAINGSHIELLDRDRLLSLSQLLEEVVVDSTCGNKGN
- a CDS encoding copper resistance protein CopD, which encodes MLFKLLVILHTLGATVWTGGHLVLAITVLPPALQNRDPDPIHQFEEHFEGFGLTALVLQVITGLWLTGIYFPGLQNFWRFDSFLSVYIAIKLGLLLGTLALAIHARFFIIPKLTKETIIPLAYHIVGVTTLAVLFVIFGAGIRLGGLP